GGTTGGTCGTATTTCTTAGCTACCTCATCAAAGACTTGGTTGATTACCTCTAAATCCTTGTCATCTGTGTAATAAACGCCGGTACGATACTGGGTTCCCACATCATTTCCTTGTTTATTTTTGCTAGTTGGATTGATAATGCGGAAATAATGAAGCAGGATTTCCTTGAGGGAAATTTGATTGGCATCATAAGTAACATGGACGGTCTCCGCATGACCTGTTTGGTTGATCAATTCGTACTTAGTTGTTTCCCCTCTACCATTTGCATAGCCTGAAACGGCATCTGTCACTCCGGGAACGCGTGAGAAATATTCCTCCACTCCCCAGAAACAACCTCCAGCCAGATAAATTTCGTGCAAGTCTGCATCTTTACTCACTTCTGTTTTTTTCACTGTTTTTCCTCCTTGGCTAACTGCCGCTTTCTCAATTTGCGAGCTATCTGCCTGCCCTGTATTTCGCATCAATAGAAAATAGAAACCGCTTATGGCTAGGAAAAAAATTCCTGTCAAGACAAACAATTTTACTTTATCATTCATGACCTTTCTCTACCCCATTTCTTTCAATGTTTTTAAAATCATATCCTTATCCATAAAACCAGGTTGCGTTTTGACCAGCTTTCCTTCCTTGTCTATAAAGGCTTGAGTTGGGTAAGAACGGACACCATAACTTTCCAATAGTTTGCCCGACGGGTCAATTAGAACTGGGAAATTTTTATAATCCAAGCCCTTGTACCAGTTCTTGAAGTCAGCTTCTGCTTGTTCCCCCTTATGTTCCGGTGACACTACCGTCAAGACCACATAGTCATCACCAGCATCCTTAGCAATTTCATCCGTATCTGGAAGACTGGCTAGACAGATGGAACACCAAGAAGCCCAGAATTTGAGATAGACTTTCTTACCCTTGTAATCAGACAAGCGGTAGGTCTTACCATCTACTCCCATCAGTTCGAAATCAGCAACCACCTGACCATTAGTAGCAGTTTGTGAACTGACTTGTTCTGTTTTGGATTGCTCCTTCATAGTAGATTCGTCTGACATATTTTTAGCCGAACAGGCTGCCAAGCAACAGATAGAGCCTACTCCAAGGAGACATGTTTGCCATTTTTTCATTTCTTTTTCCTCTCTATTCAAATAATGTAGTCAAAATGGAAGCATTTCCCAAAAGCACCAAGATTCCCATCACGATAATGAGGAAACCACCCACTTTTTTGAGGGTTCCTAGATAAGGATGGAGCTTTCGGAAATGTTTCAAAACATAGCTGGAGGCAAGAGCTAGAACCAAAAATGGTAGTGCTAGACCCAGCGTATAGATTAACATGATACCAGCTCCCTGCCAAGCACCTGAGCCACCTGAAGCCGCTAAGGCCAAAACAGAGCCCAGAACCGGCCCTACACATGGCGTCCAAGCAAAACTAAAGGTCAATCCCAGTAAAAATGCCTGACTACAACCGTTACCCTTTTGCCCCTTTCTCTTTAATTGTAGCCTTCTTTCCTTGTAGAGCCCCTGCAAATGTAAGACTTCCATCTGGTGCAAGCCCAAGAGAATGATAACCGCACCTGTCACATACTGAAACCAAGGGGCGTACAGCAAATTGCCTAAAAAACCAGCTCCATAACCCAGCAAGATAAAGATAAAAGAAATACCCGCTATAAAGGCCAGAGTTCGCAATAAACTAACAACTGAGATTGAAAATTTGCCACTAGAAGCCTGAGAACCATCTTTGTCATCCAACAAGACCCCTGCATAGACTGGCAACAAGGGTAAGATACAAGGAGAAAAGAAGGAAAGAATTCCAGCAAGAAAAGCACTGATAAAAAAGATAATCGTATCCATTGCCTTCCTCCATTCTTTGATTTGATAGGACTATTATAGCTCCAAAAATCAAGAAAAAACAGGGACAATGATAGGGAAAAATAGGAATTTAATCAGATTATACTTCAAAAAATAAAAAGAAGAAGGGAGACAAAAGGTGAGCTATCTTATCCCCAATGAAAATCAAAGAGCAAACTAGGAAGCTAGTTGCAGGTTGCTCAAAGTAGAGCTTTGAGATTGCTGATAAGACTGACGAAGTCAGCTCAAAACATGGTTTTGAGGTTGTAAATGAAACTGACGAAGTCAGCTCAAAACATGGTTTTGAGGTTGTAAATGAAACTGACGAAGTCAG
This portion of the Streptococcus mitis B6 genome encodes:
- the ccdA2 gene encoding thiol-disulfide oxidoreductase-associated membrane protein CcdA2 — encoded protein: MDTIIFFISAFLAGILSFFSPCILPLLPVYAGVLLDDKDGSQASSGKFSISVVSLLRTLAFIAGISFIFILLGYGAGFLGNLLYAPWFQYVTGAVIILLGLHQMEVLHLQGLYKERRLQLKRKGQKGNGCSQAFLLGLTFSFAWTPCVGPVLGSVLALAASGGSGAWQGAGIMLIYTLGLALPFLVLALASSYVLKHFRKLHPYLGTLKKVGGFLIIVMGILVLLGNASILTTLFE
- a CDS encoding redoxin family protein; its protein translation is MKKWQTCLLGVGSICCLAACSAKNMSDESTMKEQSKTEQVSSQTATNGQVVADFELMGVDGKTYRLSDYKGKKVYLKFWASWCSICLASLPDTDEIAKDAGDDYVVLTVVSPEHKGEQAEADFKNWYKGLDYKNFPVLIDPSGKLLESYGVRSYPTQAFIDKEGKLVKTQPGFMDKDMILKTLKEMG